Part of the Lycium ferocissimum isolate CSIRO_LF1 chromosome 6, AGI_CSIRO_Lferr_CH_V1, whole genome shotgun sequence genome, aatgccctttaatcttgtggttttaaacatgccatgtgggatgttggaattaaagagttgccaaattaggaaagagacattcttttttaaacaaactaaaaaagaaagtaagacaaacaaattgagacggagagagtattagTTTCTGAAAGCTTACATTTTCTTGGGGATTATCTGCAGTTTTCTCAGCAGTTTCTGGTGTTGAACTCTCTTTGGCGAAAGAACATCACAAATGTAAGATTCGTAACCTTGATGTGTGAGATTTTTCTGGTATATGCAGTTTTATTCTGTGCTTAAACTCAAAAGAAAATTTGACATCATGGCCAACAATGGACGCGTTTGGTCTTTGAAATTAGATAGCTCACTGCTACATTTGTAGGTGGAACTTGGCACACCTTGAAAGTTCAAACTGTTACATTTTCATGTGTAAACACACCTTGAGGATTTTGATCTCGTTCGACCATAATAGAATAGGAGTTGAAGATTAGAAGCTGGTATAATTTTCATAGGACTTGTAATTAGTCATATGGACTCAGACTTGAAGGCACATAAGGGACCATTCTTCCTATCATCAAATTGCAAGCTATAAACAAAGAAGTCATCAAGTAATAGATGAAGAGCTATTGCTGTCCCATTTCCTTTATGATGAATGGGAAAGTTGGACTCTTCTGGTGCTTTTGTGTTCTATAAGATTGGGCCGTTGTCACACCCAAGCAGACAAACGTGATCTCCACAATTATTTGTTAGCCAAGCCAAATTTTGGTGTTGTTAAACCATAGGAAGGCTCGTCTTAaatgaatatataaaagaaatctAGTGGCTGAGAAACTAAAATGAAAAGGTGACATCCTCACGACTCACGTGGGATGGTGGAGGCTATTTTATTATAACTAATAATAATATTGAAGAATGGTTCTTCTATTTATAGGTGGTGATTGTCATTTAGACCTCACTGAATTTCATTGGTTAGAAATATCTCTGGATGGTATAATGGAAAATGTTAAAGTACAAGTTAAAATTGAGCACTGATTTGtcagtcattttgtgcttaggCGTGTTTACCTCAGTGTTGTGGTAGTTATGGTTGCTTGCTCCCCCTTGATGGGGATTTATGCTAGTTGCATTTATAATAGTGAGATAGAACTGATCTCTGAGGTACTCATTTTATCAGCTTGATATCTCGAGAGGAGTTCTAATATTTGACAAATTTTAGAGAATGGGGATTAGTTCACTGCTTATTTATTGTATTCCCAATCATATTAAGGATTTCtaatagaattgaattcttaataCCTCCACCCAAAATGACTTGCTATCCTTTCTCCTATTATATGAAATTTTGCAGATGTGGAAGTTCCAGTTGCTTGTATTGTACTGATAGCCTTGTTTGCCCTTCAACATTATGGCACCCACAGGGTTGGATTTCTGTTTGCACCTGTTGTCGTGGCATGGCTTCTGTGTATCAGTGCTATAGGTGTATATAATATACTACACTGGAACCCTCATGTGTATCGAGCACTGTCTCCTTATTACATGTACAAATTCCTGAAGAAAACTCAAACAAGAGGCTGGATGTCCTTGGGAGGAATCCTTTTGTGCATAACAGGCAACTACGTAGCTGTGTCTCTTAAATGAATAGATATCTATTACTTCTCTCAGTATTATGATAATATGATCACTTAGTACTAAACTCATTCTTTCAGGTTCAGAAGCAATGTTTGCTGATCTTGGGCACTTCTCCCAGTTGTCAATAAAGGTATGTGTTTATCAATCGTTGATATGTTAAGAGTTTGCCCTGATTTTCCTACCTTATTTGGATTTTACTATAATTGATTTTTACTTTTcccaaaaggaaaatataaatctTTCATATTTGGGCAACCCCTTTCTTAGGGGAAAAGGCTTTGTGCTTCTATAAATTGACTATCCTTCCTTCCCACAAGAACACAATAGCATCCTCAATGTAGCCACtaaagagtcttgtttaggggGAGATTATTCACTTCTCTATATAATTTTATGCTTTTTCTTATATTAGGCTTCTCATATGTAGGTCAATTGGCCAAACCACAACGTATTAAAATATTATGCATCTTTTACTATACTTTTCCTTTGTTTCCGATTTGTCATCGGTCAATGTTTGCAATTGTTAGCTTCCGCATAGCACCCTGATTAtttcaatcccaacaatatAGGCGTCCTGTTCTTTCAACTGTGATAGAGCTTTAAGGTCTTTGCTGATGGAATTTGACTAGTTCACATATGCACTCAACTCTAACAGTGAGGCCGTACCATTGTCTAAGAGACTAGTTCCCTTGTGCAGATTGCTTTTACCTCCATAATTTATCCGTCACTTATTCTTGCATACATGGGGCAAGCTGCTTATCTGTCGCGTCATCATGTTATGGAGAGTGACTATCAGATTGGCTTCTATGTTTCTGTACCTGGTATGTTCACTTTTACTAAGAGAATGATAGATTCGGCAAATTCAGCTAATGATTGACATCTCAGACTATTGCTTCAGAGAAATTAAGATGGCCGGTTCTGGTGATTGCTGTACTGGCTGCAGTAGTTGGGAGCCAAGCCATTATCACTGGAACCTTTTCAATTATTAAGCAATGCTCCGCTCTCGGATGCTTCCCAAGAGTCAAAATACTTCATACATCGTCAACAATACATGGTCAGATTTACATCCCGGAGATAAACTGGACCTTAATGCTACTATGCCTGGCTGTTACTATTGGTTTCAGAGACACCAAAAGGATGGGAAATGCTGCAGGtatggatataatcttattCAACAAGGATAGTAAAAATCTTTTGGGTGGAAACCCTTTTATCCTGCTTTGATTCAGTTGAAAACTTCAAATGCCTTCTGTTTTTAAtgggataattacatttttggaccaCTCAAATGAATAAGAGTCAGAAAATGTATAGGCTCTGTATATTAAGtatcaatatacatatactatacatattgtatacataaatatacatatgatatacacaATCAGTGTATATGCCTTGTATATTTTGCTAGCGTCCGTAATTAATTTTGGCCGatgggccaaaaatgaaaaaagcccTTTTTTAATTGGAGTCACTCAGGGTTTACTATTAAAGTTTATTATCCCTTCTCAGTGTTCTTTGCGCTTGATACAATCATACAGCTAAGTGAAATTTATTGCACTGTATTTCAAGGACCCAGGGACTTGGCCCCGTTTTCATGTTTCATTGTGCTCTGATTTCTCCGTATGTGCATAAATActcatttatttataaatttttttactcGTTTGTGAAGTGGTCAAAGATATCGTAGACGAGCATCATTTTAAAATGTCTAGGCTGGTTGAACTTCATTACTGAGCTCATCACAAAATTCTCTTTACATCAGGTTTGGCAATCATAACTGTCATGCTGGTTACCACTTGCTTGATGTCACTGGTAATTGTTTTGTGCTGGCACCAGAGTGTTCTCCTTGCAATCTGCTTTGTGATCTTTTTTGGGTCAATTGAGGCTTTATATTTCTCTGCttctttgattaaatttttGGAAGGAGCATGGGTGCCTATTGCCATGGCTTTTGTTTTCATGATAGTAATGTGCATTTGGCACTATGGTTCACtgaaaaaatatgaatttgatgttCATAATAAGGTCTCAGTTGACTGGCTACTTCAACTATGCCCTAGCCTAGGCATTGTAAGGGTCCGTGGCATTGGTGTCATACACACTGACGTTGTGTCCGGAATCCCAGCAATCTTCTCACACTTTGTTACCAATCTTCCAGCATTCCACCAGGTCTTGGTTTTCGTTTGTGTCAAATTTGTCCCTACTCCTCACATTAGACACGAGGAACGGTTCCTTGttggatatgttggccctagAGAGTGCCACGTCTATAGGTGCATTGTTAGATATGGTTATCGCGATGCTCACAAGGATGATTCCCAGTTTGAGGATGATCTTGTATGTAGCATAGCTGAGTTTATACGGACGGGAAATAAGGATTTGGGGGACATGACTGTTGTTGGAACCCCTTCAACTCAAGCATCTACAGTTGAACTCCGTGAGGACGATGAAGTGAAAAGTGACTCGGTTGGAACATCGGAACTTAGAGAAATACATGCTTCACCGATAACGAAGCCAAAAAAGAGGGTAAAGTTTGTCATACCAGAAACTCCGAAGATTGACAGAGGGGCCCACGAGGAGTTGCGGGTACTGATGGAAGCTAGGGAAGCAGGAATAGCTTACATATTGGGGCATTACTATGTGCAAGCTAAACAAGGATctagcttattcaggaaagtaATTATAAATTATGGTTATGAGTTTCTTAGAAGGAATAGTAGAGCAATCACTTATGCATTAACTGTACCTCATGCTTCTACTTTAGAGGTAGGAATGGTCTACCATATATGATTTTGGGTATAGAGGAGACAACCAAATACTTTAATGaaatgtgtacatatatgtttgtagTTTTCTGTAAGAATACAAGAAAAGTGTTAATGTTATTATGATAGAGAATGAGAAATGTCTACCATATTGTTAGCCAGTGCTATGAGCAAATGTAAGGCTAGGTGGATCTTATATTCTTATCTATGTTGTTGTACTTTTCAAAATTACAGTCAGGTGCATGTCGGATACTCTAAAAGCAGTACATTTTTGGAGAATTCAATACGGGTCTGACAACATTTTTAGTGAGTCCAACTAACTTAGATTCTTATCAATTATAATACATGTATACAATCACATCACAAGGGTTTGTAGCACCGATTATGGGCGCTTTCTTAGGAGTgagtttaaaatatatatatatatatatgagtttaaCTTACGAGGTTATTCTTGGCCTATGATCGGCAAATTTCAGTTTCATAGATCATATTGTCTCACTTGCgaatatataataaaagtatagttttttttttttttttctaaagtaTTGTAAACATACTACGTATGTAATGCTAATTTCATATGACAAAATGCATATTACGAAACAAAGATAGATACTTTGTACAGCAAAAATTGTTGTGACAGTGCTAATCATCGACAAGGTCTTTTTCTTagaataatttcaataatatacaatccagcataaaatattacatccacatagccatatttttaatttacatccgCATAGCCAACTTTGTTTTGCAACAGTGTTTATATGcacgatatacaacattatatacTTACTGTAGACAATGTATTAACCTTGcgtaaaagtgtataataatgtataagagggTCATTTCGGGTAAGACAAGAAATATGGGCCATTTcggataaatattttctccaaatagacatagagtgttatttttcctctttttttttttttttttttgagcgaTAGGGATTTTATTGATGAATTTCATAAAACAAATTGAAGTTATTAGTAAAAGAGACAGCACAATAACCATCATCGAATGCTTTTAATCGGTGACAACTATCTTGTCTACAACCACATTATACTagcattttgaaaaaattattatttcctGTAGTGTTTTGGCCTAGTGCCATATAAGAAAACAATTCTTACAATACTTTTGACAAGTGAAGTATTGATTCAAACATCTGGCGATGGAATGTTATTATCCGTAGACGAAACATTAAATTGTTTTATATACCTTTCCTGACCTCTGGTATAACTACGATGCatgaacaactttttttttggtcagAAAAAGTACTGAAGGACATtttgagcattttaatattataataagtatatTAAAGTGGCTATTCAAGAACCTCAATGCTGCATTTACCATCATACGATTGTGGCCATTAAAAAGGATGATGTGGTCTTAATTTTCTTTGTAACTTACCTCGCCATTGTCATATTAATTCATCCACATTCTTcctcttttatttcttgcaaCTCATGTCataattcttccattatctaccTACATTATTACCCCACTCTCTCACTATTCATTTCAAGAATGAATCTCTTTATCTATAAATAGAAGTCATTCTTAGATTTTGGTGAGTAGAGAAAAATATAGAGTGCATGAAAACACAGGTGGCTCAACGATATCtatggcctaaagccaaatctTTGTAACAGGccttaaatttatttaataaaattttatatagttttattCTAATTCTTTCTCTTTGTTTTGTAAAGACGGTATATGGATCATCTTATACCTACCTATATTAATATTCTCTGTTATATGCTACCTTCGACCATTAGAGATATTTAGTAAACTCTATCCACTCAAATTTAAATGAATATTTGTATAAGAAACATATATTGGTTGTTAcgataatatatttataaattcaCACAATCTAAGAATCTCAATTTTGTACCACTAAGTAGATGTCAAAGTAATTTCATACATTTGGAATAATTCAATCTATTTTGAAGTAAAAAAAGGTTTAATCCACTATTTATAAGAAATACTCAACTCTACAAGAGACTtcatctttttaaaattatcaaagTCGTCATCAAAttgttcatttttatatatCGCATAACATTTATTACTCTCTAACTCATGCGAAGATGTTTGGCTAGGAACAAAATGAAGATTAAAGAACGATTCTTGAAAATTGTGATCCAAAATAAGTTATAGAAATGTTgtagctataaatcatctcataagtTAAAACGAAAAGTTTAAAATTAGATTTTTCTCAAATatgaaaaatgtcattcttaaaagaaatataaaatttagtCTCTTTTATTCAATAATTTTATAATATACTcctataaataaaattttggggCCCTCAatttgttgggggggggggggggctaaaGCAATTGCTTTAGTGGCTTCCCCCTGAAGCCGGCCCCGCATGAAaagtgagttaaaaaaaaaaagttttatttagttgaaggaaggtgttcttttggtggagctttggactcaacatcttgtGCAGAGTTTGTTGAGTTACATGACATGATCGGGCTGTTGTATCCTGGAGGGGACAAGTCAGGAAGATTACTGCTGGACCAGTAAAGATTTGCAGCAgtgggcttgaatctccttaaagagagcgagatatccaCGCCTCAACTTGAAGATACTTTTATTTCttcatattatttttcaattgtaattgtaTTTTCAATTGTATTATCACCAACAATTTTAAGCATATTcaatggctacaattgaaaaatcTGCGGATGTCAAAGTGGGAGATCCTAAAAAGTCATTTTGGTTCAACGGTACTCATTTCAAGAGATGGAAGGGTAAAGTACTTTTCTACTTAAGTCTCTCAATGTTTCTTATGTGTTAACTGAGAAGAGTCCAAAAAAAGTAGACAACTCTTCCatgaatgatgaagaacttATTTCACTtcaagaaaaagttaaaaaatacgATGAGGATTCATACAAGTGTCGGTATTATCTACTTAATTGTCTATCTaataatttttatgattattacgATAGAACTTACTCTAGTGCGAAGAAAATTTGGAAAGCATTGCAGAGTAAATATGATACCGAGGAGGTTGGAGCGAAAAATATGCTGCTAGTAGATTTTTTCATTTCCAAATGGTCGACAACAAATCAGTGGTAAACCAAGCTCAAGATATTATAATGATCGTTGGAGAGCTCAGGTCCGAGAAGAATTGGAGATAACCTTGTTATTTGTGGCATAATAGATAAACTTCCACCTGCATGGAAGGAATTTAAAAAACTATGcgccacaaacaaaaagaaactacACTTGAGACGTTGATTATGCGAAATCCGCATGGAAGAAGATGCAAGGGGTCAAGATGCACTTTTGCAACCGGAAGAGAGCATCTTGCATCTCGTCACAAACAAGGTAAATGTAATTACTTCAAATAATGTTGCTCCTAATGTTCACAAAATTACTTCTTTGAAACCTAAGAAGAAatcattcaagaaaaatcatggTAGACCTCCcgagaaaaataatttgggTAATAACCAAGCACAAAATCAACTAGTACAAAATGGAGGACCATGCTTTGTCTGTGGCAAGAGTGAGCATATTGCTCGATTTTGCAAGTTTCGGAACCGTGGTTGTTTACCCCAAAAAAGGTAAAGTTAAATTCTTTAGTGGTTTAATGGATACCTGAATTGATTTGTTATAAGCAAGTAGAAAATAATGACAGTATAATAATGAATCAGAtaaatataagataaaaaaCGATAAATAAGCTTGGGCCGAATGAGCTTCGGAGAGAGTCCTTTGATAAGTTTTTCTCCGGTGGAACACTTAGCCTTGAAGATTGAATATTAATACGGAACAAAAGAATAACAATAGAACAATTTTGCTTTGGAATAGAGACTGAATTATATAAATGAGTATAGGATATTGTATTTCGATCCCCTTACATTGAGCTTTTAGGCTCTTTTTATAGTTGGAAAGCATCAGTTTTGAGCTGTAAATCTATCCTAGTAATAAGCACTAATAATCAATAAATGCTATTGTTAATGTAGAAACGTAACGTCAGCTTTGAATGTGAACCGGTTATGTAATGTTAATTCTTCTTAATGACCTGTACCAACTGCTTCGATTGATATGATCCGGCTCCATACAGGGTCGCTTCTCCCAATCCAATCAATCGTCACTGCACTATTCAACTTCACCTGTCACGTGTTCCTCTCTCATCATGCCACGTGTCAAGCTATATTTTTTcatgtatacagatagtccccctaCTTCCTTGTCGAAAAAAGTGAGGCCGGGGAGTGGATTTGAAACGTTACCTAGAACACCCTTCCTTTACGGCGGGAAAACGAATTGTTCAGATGGTTCATTCAAAAACAGCTGTCAAATCAGGATTCAATGCTCCCACTGCGGAACGTCGGCGACCCTTCAGTCATGACGATTAATATAAAGTTGTAGTTTATAAAAAGAAGTGCCCCTTAGAATTCCGATCGATTCATCTTCCCTTGTTGTGTATAAATAAGGAAATTGGCCAAACCCAAATTCAATCAgatcttttctttatttattcgTAAACTTCCTTGAAAACCCTTCTTATTTTCATCACTTCCTTTATTGTTTTTCCTTGAAAAGATTCCTCCATGTCTGCCTCATCATCTCACCCTTCTCCCAATCAATCTTCTCATGATAACATTCCATCTCCTGAACGTCATTCTGGGAAAGCTCCAATCTCACCCATAAGTCAAGAGATTGATCTTAATTCTCATGCCGCCGATGTTCTCCCCTCTGGGTTCAAATACCACGAGGATTTTAGCGCCGTTGACCATTATCAATCAGTTGAAGAAATTGGTTCCTTCATAACCGCTGACATTATTCCCAAGGTTCGTGAGGATTTCAACTTCACCCCAGAAGTTAATAGTCTTTGTCGTTAACCCCGAAACAAGATGAACCACCACATTGAGGGTTTTTCTATGGTTTACACCTATACATTTGCGATAGGTTTCAAACTCTCCATTCCCGAGATCATTGAAGACTTCTGCCGTCGATACCAGGTTTGAATAGGTCAAGTTGCTCCCCAGGTTTGGCGCTTAATCTATTGTATCCAACTTCTGGCCGACCAAGCCGGAATTGCATTTTCTCTCGATCATCTGAGGCACCGGTATTCTTCTAGGGTTTTTCGAGGAGGATTAGTGCACTTATTTCCTCATGGAAGACGCACCCTGATCATCCGAGAGGATAATTTTGACCGAGGATGGCTTCATAGGTTCGTGATGATCCGAACCATCCTACTTTATCGTTCTTCACCCGAACCGTTTCTGGAAACGTGGAATAATAATCGTAAGTACTTTACAGGGATAATTTTTTGTTATATTATAAGTGTATTCCTCATTTTGTTCAAGACCCTATTTTGCATCCCCACTCTTTTTTCAGCCGCTCCTGTTGAACCGGGGCTTTAGAAGGAATTTCGAATGGGTAGTCGCTCTCCTATGTGCCTCTCCCAATGTGACCCGATCGGAGAATTATGACCTCCAACTGGTGGAGGGGAACAAATCACGGTGAGCAAAGCTAAATTTTATTAACTACGTATAACTTCATgcctcttctcttcttttcactCATCTGTTTCATGTAGGCCTTCCTGTGAGAAAGTCTACTACCCCAAGAGTCCCTACTCGAATAGTAGCTTTGTCAAACATTGTTAACGCTTCTTTCTCCAGATGAAACGTACGCCAAAAGAAGCATCCACGTCTCATCCATTATGAATTAGCTCCAGAGTGCGGACCAGTCGTAGGCATATTGAAGCATAAAGTAAAGCTCAACATGATGCTCATCACAGGGTGGTTTATATTGATAACGACGATGAGCAGCAACAGGCAGGTGATCCTAGGGATCTCTTGCCCAATGGCTCCAGCAAAGCCTTCGGGGAACCCAAGGTTCATCCCACCGAAATTTGTTCGAAAAACCCTGATGTCACCACTTGTGAACCATCACAAAGGAGCGTTGCTCCACCGTTGAGGCTGGAACTTCGGGCTCATCCCCACATCCCAAACTTCCAGTTGTCAGCTTGGAATCTTCACTTTCTCACCTATCCAATTTATTCCTTCAGGTATTCATTCTCCGTTTCCTACAAATTTCTTTACAAGTCCCCTGTGTCTCTAGTTCATCTTTTGATTACCCTTTTTCTAGGGTCATGTGGCTGCTACTTCCACTGCTGACCTTGCATGGACCATTGCTCCTTCCCGTGGTGAAATGAAACTTCAAGAAGATAATGACCGCCTGAGGGTCGAAGTAGAGAGGCTCCAAGCTGCAGTTCGAGATTCTGATTCTCTCCTGGCCTATTTACGAGTGCGCTTGGAAGATGTAAATAATTCTCTAAGAAATCGGGAggaatttcttcaaattccgACTTCATCCCGTGTTGGTCTTCAGAACAAAGCAGCTAGGTTAGAGAATGATTTGGACAACGCTCAGAGCCAACTCGCTAAtgttgaagtttctaaggatcGCCTCCAAGCCCGATGCCAAAAATTACAACTCCGTCGTGATTTGGCCATCTTAGAAATTCGGAGAAATACACTTAAAGAGGCTAGTGCACATGATTTTGACCTTCCCACATCATTGCTTTAGGTGGAAATTGACTTGGAAATTGCTGAACTCGTTGTCGAAGATATCTAGGCCACCGAGGAAATGATTTGGGGAGTGAGGATTCTGACCCTTCACCTGCTGCAAGAGCTGCTCCAGACACTTAGCCCTTGTATTTACTCTTAACTTTTGTAGTAGAGTCGTTGTTATAAgctcccctcccccccccccccccccccttttatttGGACAATAGTTTACTTTTGTGAAATTTTACCAAGTTTTGAATTTTAACCTGGGGGGACCATGGGACCAGGCATGCCGGTCCCTTTCGCGGGTTTATAATATGATGGGGTCGGTTTTTTCGATCTTTGGACGTATCCTCAGTTTTTAATGAATGACGTGA contains:
- the LOC132059760 gene encoding potassium transporter 6-like, with protein sequence MDLEASFYHNRVKKESWRTILTLAYQSLGVVYGDLSTSPLYVFKSTFAEDILHSETNEEIYGVLSFVFWTLTLVPLLKYVFIVLKADDNGEGGTFALYSLLCRHAKLNPLPSFQVADDQELSTYKKDISTFGAKVKSTLERYRVLQRFLLLLALIGACMVIGDGILTPAISVFSAVSGVELSLAKEHHKYVEVPVACIVLIALFALQHYGTHRVGFLFAPVVVAWLLCISAIGVYNILHWNPHVYRALSPYYMYKFLKKTQTRGWMSLGGILLCITGSEAMFADLGHFSQLSIKIAFTSIIYPSLILAYMGQAAYLSRHHVMESDYQIGFYVSVPEKLRWPVLVIAVLAAVVGSQAIITGTFSIIKQCSALGCFPRVKILHTSSTIHGQIYIPEINWTLMLLCLAVTIGFRDTKRMGNAAGLAIITVMLVTTCLMSLVIVLCWHQSVLLAICFVIFFGSIEALYFSASLIKFLEGAWVPIAMAFVFMIVMCIWHYGSLKKYEFDVHNKVSVDWLLQLCPSLGIVRVRGIGVIHTDVVSGIPAIFSHFVTNLPAFHQVLVFVCVKFVPTPHIRHEERFLVGYVGPRECHVYRCIVRYGYRDAHKDDSQFEDDLVCSIAEFIRTGNKDLGDMTVVGTPSTQASTVELREDDEVKSDSVGTSELREIHASPITKPKKRVKFVIPETPKIDRGAHEELRVLMEAREAGIAYILGHYYVQAKQGSSLFRKVIINYGYEFLRRNSRAITYALTVPHASTLEVGMVYHI